Proteins from a genomic interval of Lolium perenne isolate Kyuss_39 chromosome 1, Kyuss_2.0, whole genome shotgun sequence:
- the LOC127321084 gene encoding PWWP domain-containing protein 5 has translation MIWAPGVEVGPGGVNPDKLAMVGSADGDLGADEEVMVQGSFAAAEDVDATMVESAGLQGEEGSNMVQGSLAAAVEDFDATMVESAGLQGEAGSSMVQGSLAAAVEDVDATMVESAGLQGEAGGTMEQVQTVAVETVEKSDSAASQHDEAGESDDGQRARFHLPARDSEDSFRVSDLVWAQLEGHPWWPGEIFDPSHASELALKHQKKGNHLVAFFGDSSFAWCDDSQLKPFMPNFSQMEKQGNSDDAFTIAVNHALQELSRRILSATSCSCLPEEFSDNGMSYMVENSGLKAGVTCSMVNKAQMLKSFSPEYLLHYVTSLALCPGQGGDLQDLVIACSQLMSFYRSKGCPEIASFQSASGWGENDIDSLSIKNVMLGESVTNEVQPNHVKPKRGRGRPRKRKPEELVETEPIAKPQNYPNSTAETECAEKKSAKKRRVKRHNGVNPNTLPCPKLEPNDHMQDAYWLGLSLHGSPTPSLKGASGKTRPVRRRRPTWRVCAPSSDLSPPIQNTQPETLGHDRKIHVVKRSIIHVDEKMVHEVKPTALVLSFDGSTDLPSEMDLIRMFSQCGPVKETETEVQGNTKTVKVVFKKRVDAERAFTVAGKFGSFGPSLRSFRLVEMPFTLSTSELNYPKLCPEDSGLKIPAPRMSGVSLDSAQVDVINKADKASVEHVEDGQTT, from the exons ATGATCTGGGCTCCTGGAGTGGAGGTAGGGCCTGGAGGGGTTAATCCGGACAAGCTGGCGATGGTGGGTTCCGCGGACGGGGACCTGGGGGCGGATGAGGAGGTGATGGTGCAGGGGAGTTTCGCTGCGGCGGAAGATGTCGATGCGACGATGGTGGAGTCCGCTGGATTGCAGGGTGAGGAAGGCAGTAACATGGTGCAGGGGAGTCTCGCTGCTGCGGTGGAAGATTTTGATGCCACGATGGTGGAGTCTGCTGGATTGCAGGGTGAGGCCGGCAGTAGCATGGTGCAGGGGAGTTTGGCTGCTGCGGTGGAAGATGTTGATGCGACGATGGTGGAGTCTGCTGGATTGCAGGGTGAGGCCGGCGGTACCATGGAGCAGGTGCAGACTGTTGCTGTCGAGACCGTGGAAAAATCAGATTCTGCGGCGTCTCAACATGATGAAGCAG GTGAGAGCGACGATGGACAGCGTGCTAGATTCCATCTCCCTGCCCGAGATTCCGAAGATAGCTTCCGAGTTTCTGATCTTGTCTGGGCTCAGCTAGAAGGCCATCCTTGGTGGCCTGGTGAAATCTTTGACCCTTCACATGCATCTGAGCTGGCACTGAAGCATCAGAAGAAGGGCAACCACCTGGTAGCATTTTTCGGCGACAGTTCTTTCGCGTGGTGTGATGACTCCCAGTTGAAGCCTTTCATGCCCAACTTTTCACAGATGGAGAAGCAGGGCAACTCTGATGATGCCTTCACCATTGCAGTCAACCATGCTCTTCAAGAGCTCTCAAGGCGGATATTGTCGGCGACGAGTTGCTCTTGTCTCCCAGAAGAGTTCTCTGACAATGGCATGTCTTATATGGTTGAGAATTCTGGGCTCAAGGCTGGAGTTACTTGCTCTATGGTTAACAAAGCTCAAATGCTAAAAAGCTTCAGTCCAGAATACCTTCTTCATTATGTTACGTCGCTGGCTCTGTGCCCTGGCCAAGGAGGTGATCTGCAGGATTTAGTGATAGCTTGCTCTCAGCTTATGTCATTCTATCGGTCTAAAGGGTGCCCTGAAATTGCATCATTTCAATCTGCCAGTGGATGGGGAGAGAATGACATCGACAGTTTATCCATCAAGAACGTCATGCTGGGGGAAAGTGTCACCAATGAAGTGCAACCTAATCATGTTAAGCCCAAAAGAGGTAGGGGAAGACCTCGTAAGCGAAAGCCTGAAGAGTTGGTGGAGACAGAGCCCATTGCGAAGCCGCAGAATTATCCCAACAGCACTGCTGAAACAGAGTGTGCTGAAAAGAAGTCCGCCAAAAAGAGACGCGTGAAGAGGCACAATGGTGTGAACCCCAACACTTTGCCTTGTCCTAAGTTAGAACCAAATGACCATATGCAGGATGCCTACTGGTTGGGACTGAGTTTACACGGTAGCCCAACTCCTAGCCTCAAAGGAGCAAGTGGCAAAACAAGGCCGGTACGTAGGCGGAGACCAACATGGCGGGTATGTGCGCCTTCGTCAGATCTTTCTCCCCCTATACAGAATACTCAGCCTGAAACGTTGGGTCATGACAGAAAGATACATGTGGTAAAAAGATCAATTATCCATGTTGATGAGAAGATGGTCCACGAGGTAAAACCCACTGCACTTGTTTTGAGCTTTGACGGGTCAACTGATCTTCCTTCAGAAATGGATCTTATTAGGATGTTCAGTCAGTGTGGACCAGTAAAAGAAACCGAGACTGAAGTTCAGGGGAACACAAAGACTGTAAAAGTTGTCTTCAAGAAACGTGTTGATGCTGAAAGGGCTTTCACTGTTGCTGGCAAATTTGGCTCTTTTGGACCTTCACTCCGCAGTTTTCGGCTTGTGGAAATGCCATTTACCCTAAGCACATCTGAGCTGAATTATCCTAAGTTATGCCCTGAAGATAGCGGCCTAAAGATTCCTG CTCCCAGGATGTCTGGAGTTTCGCTGGATTCTGCGCAAGTTGACGTTATCAACAAAGCCGACAAAGCGTCAGTTGAACACGTTGAGGATGGTCAAACAACATGA
- the LOC127321094 gene encoding protein IQ-DOMAIN 2 isoform X1 — translation MGKKVRWFDAVQRILSTSEPDREEKEDKKAERPTSKLNFKKLWQFGKSSTSSSNSPSSAAPETAPAAHPQPPPPSPSRLDRQEAKSTGTASEQNDGRYHVATIASPVAVRTAEAVSCPTPNITPRGRSKEEVGAIRIQTACRGYLARREYRRARAQARLMSLLDGIAVRRQTEEALYCMQTMTRVQTQIYSRRVKTEEDKKALRSQIQIKQGLDKMKTGEGWDHSHQSKEQMEATLAMKQEAASRRQKALSYAFSRQWRNRNPASSSSGRAAPTQSSNPPMYMDPGCPNWGWCWSERWIAAARPWECQTAPQPDKDKDRAPATPKTPGRAAKPRVSISIQIPTTPTGRSPRLPGLPSPSTPTRPPSPSVLRKTITPPARLPSPRASPLHRSATLLSERPRSSQEHLGSGGMEAALRRTTSMRSGETPRRISVRARDADTGETGGAPVTPSYMQQTKSVKAKARCASPIAADRAELTVRVRPVSSPSVQRRMPLEFAEKPGASSSPRTPSNSKAKPEVRAKRPPSPRFLV, via the exons ATGGGGAAGAAGGTGAGGTGGTTTGATGCCGTGCAGAGGATCTTGAGCACGTCGGAGCCTGATCGTGAGGAGAAGGAAGACAAG AAGGCCGAGAGACCGACGAGCAAACTGAACTTCAAGAAGTTATGGCAGTTCGGCAAGTCCAGTACCAGTTCGTCCAACTCCCCTTCCTCTGCCGCGCCGGAGACTGCTCCGGCGGCCCATCCACAACCTCCCCCGCCGTCCCCGTCGCGGCTTGATCGGCAGGAGGCCAAATCCACCGGCACGGCGAGCGAGCAAAACGATGGCAGATACCATGTGGCGACGATCGCCTCACCGGTCGCCGTGCGCACGGCAGAGGCAGTCTCCTGTCCTACACCCAACATCACACCAAGAGGGCGTTCAAAGGAGGAGGTCGGCGCCATCAGGATTCAGACGGCTTGCAGGGGCTATCTG GCAAGGAGAGAGTACCGGCGGGCGAGAGCACAGGCTCGGCTGATGTCGCTGCTGGATGGGATCGCCGTCAGGCGCCAGACAGAGGAGGCACTGTACTGTATGCAGACGATGACGAGGGTTCAGACCCAGATATACTCGAGGAGGGTGAAGACTGAGGAGGACAAGAAGGCTCTCAGGAGCCAGATCCAGATTAAGCAAGGGCTTGACAAAATGAAG ACTGGTGAGGGCTGGGATCATAGCCACCAGTCCAAGGAGCAGATGGAAGCCACGCTCGCCATGAAGCAAGAAGCTGCGTCGAGGCGGCAAAAGGCGCTCTCATACGCGTTCTCTCGTCAG TGGCGGAACAGAAACCCTGCTTCGTCTTCTTCAGGACGAGCTGCGCCGACGCAGTCGTCTAATCCACCAATGTACATGGACCCCGGCTGCCCCAACTGGGGCTGGTGCTGGTCGGAGCGCTGGATTGCGGCGGCCAGGCCGTGGGAGTGCCAGACCGCGCCGCAGCCGGACAAGGACAAGGACCGCGCCCCTGCTACGCCCAAGACCCCCGGCCGGGCCGCCAAGCCGAGGGTGTCCATCTCCATCCAGATACCCACCACGCCCACAGGCAGGTCTCCCAGGCTGCCAGGCTTGCCCTCGCCGTCGACCCCgacgcggccgccatcgccgtcGGTGCTGAGGAAGACGATCACGCCTCCGGCGCGGTTGCCGAGCCCGAGGGCAAGCCCACTCCACAGGTCGGCGACCCTGCTGTCCGAGCGCCCACGGAGCAGCCAAGAGCACCTGGGGAGCGGCGGGATGGAGGCGGCGCTGCGGCGGACGACCAGCATGCGGTCGGGGGAGACGCCGAGGAGGATAAGCGTGAGAGCAAGGGACGCGGACACGGGCGAGACTGGCGGCGCGCCGGTGACGCCCAGCTACATGCAGCAGACCAAGTCCGTCAAGGCAAAGGCCCGGTGCGCAAGCCCCATAGCGGCCGACAGGGCCGAGCTCACAGTGAGGGTGCGTCCCGTGTCCTCGCCGTCGGTGCAGAGGCGCATGCCGCTGGAGTTCGCGGAGAAACCGGGCGCGTCGTCGTCGCCGAGGACGcccagcaacagcaaggccaagCCGGAGGTCAGGGCGAAGCGGCCTCCCAGTCCCAGGTTTTTGGTTTAG
- the LOC127321094 gene encoding uncharacterized protein isoform X2, whose translation MGKKVRWFDAVQRILSTSEPDREEKEDKAERPTSKLNFKKLWQFGKSSTSSSNSPSSAAPETAPAAHPQPPPPSPSRLDRQEAKSTGTASEQNDGRYHVATIASPVAVRTAEAVSCPTPNITPRGRSKEEVGAIRIQTACRGYLARREYRRARAQARLMSLLDGIAVRRQTEEALYCMQTMTRVQTQIYSRRVKTEEDKKALRSQIQIKQGLDKMKTGEGWDHSHQSKEQMEATLAMKQEAASRRQKALSYAFSRQWRNRNPASSSSGRAAPTQSSNPPMYMDPGCPNWGWCWSERWIAAARPWECQTAPQPDKDKDRAPATPKTPGRAAKPRVSISIQIPTTPTGRSPRLPGLPSPSTPTRPPSPSVLRKTITPPARLPSPRASPLHRSATLLSERPRSSQEHLGSGGMEAALRRTTSMRSGETPRRISVRARDADTGETGGAPVTPSYMQQTKSVKAKARCASPIAADRAELTVRVRPVSSPSVQRRMPLEFAEKPGASSSPRTPSNSKAKPEVRAKRPPSPRFLV comes from the exons ATGGGGAAGAAGGTGAGGTGGTTTGATGCCGTGCAGAGGATCTTGAGCACGTCGGAGCCTGATCGTGAGGAGAAGGAAGACAAG GCCGAGAGACCGACGAGCAAACTGAACTTCAAGAAGTTATGGCAGTTCGGCAAGTCCAGTACCAGTTCGTCCAACTCCCCTTCCTCTGCCGCGCCGGAGACTGCTCCGGCGGCCCATCCACAACCTCCCCCGCCGTCCCCGTCGCGGCTTGATCGGCAGGAGGCCAAATCCACCGGCACGGCGAGCGAGCAAAACGATGGCAGATACCATGTGGCGACGATCGCCTCACCGGTCGCCGTGCGCACGGCAGAGGCAGTCTCCTGTCCTACACCCAACATCACACCAAGAGGGCGTTCAAAGGAGGAGGTCGGCGCCATCAGGATTCAGACGGCTTGCAGGGGCTATCTG GCAAGGAGAGAGTACCGGCGGGCGAGAGCACAGGCTCGGCTGATGTCGCTGCTGGATGGGATCGCCGTCAGGCGCCAGACAGAGGAGGCACTGTACTGTATGCAGACGATGACGAGGGTTCAGACCCAGATATACTCGAGGAGGGTGAAGACTGAGGAGGACAAGAAGGCTCTCAGGAGCCAGATCCAGATTAAGCAAGGGCTTGACAAAATGAAG ACTGGTGAGGGCTGGGATCATAGCCACCAGTCCAAGGAGCAGATGGAAGCCACGCTCGCCATGAAGCAAGAAGCTGCGTCGAGGCGGCAAAAGGCGCTCTCATACGCGTTCTCTCGTCAG TGGCGGAACAGAAACCCTGCTTCGTCTTCTTCAGGACGAGCTGCGCCGACGCAGTCGTCTAATCCACCAATGTACATGGACCCCGGCTGCCCCAACTGGGGCTGGTGCTGGTCGGAGCGCTGGATTGCGGCGGCCAGGCCGTGGGAGTGCCAGACCGCGCCGCAGCCGGACAAGGACAAGGACCGCGCCCCTGCTACGCCCAAGACCCCCGGCCGGGCCGCCAAGCCGAGGGTGTCCATCTCCATCCAGATACCCACCACGCCCACAGGCAGGTCTCCCAGGCTGCCAGGCTTGCCCTCGCCGTCGACCCCgacgcggccgccatcgccgtcGGTGCTGAGGAAGACGATCACGCCTCCGGCGCGGTTGCCGAGCCCGAGGGCAAGCCCACTCCACAGGTCGGCGACCCTGCTGTCCGAGCGCCCACGGAGCAGCCAAGAGCACCTGGGGAGCGGCGGGATGGAGGCGGCGCTGCGGCGGACGACCAGCATGCGGTCGGGGGAGACGCCGAGGAGGATAAGCGTGAGAGCAAGGGACGCGGACACGGGCGAGACTGGCGGCGCGCCGGTGACGCCCAGCTACATGCAGCAGACCAAGTCCGTCAAGGCAAAGGCCCGGTGCGCAAGCCCCATAGCGGCCGACAGGGCCGAGCTCACAGTGAGGGTGCGTCCCGTGTCCTCGCCGTCGGTGCAGAGGCGCATGCCGCTGGAGTTCGCGGAGAAACCGGGCGCGTCGTCGTCGCCGAGGACGcccagcaacagcaaggccaagCCGGAGGTCAGGGCGAAGCGGCCTCCCAGTCCCAGGTTTTTGGTTTAG